The Akkermansia muciniphila genome includes the window TTTTAGAGAAAAACCTTTGGCGGCGGTAGCCGCACTAAACCTCCCGGCGTTTTTCCGTCTGTTCCCGCAGCAGGGCTTGCAGCCGGCTGCGGTCCAGTTTCCCCATCACCGTCAGGGGAATAGGTAGCTCCATGATGGAACGGATGCGCTGGGGGCCGGGAGCCGCCGCATTCCATTCACGGCAGGCCTGTTCCAGCAATGCCGCGGAAGGCCCGCAGGCGACCAGTTCGGTTCCCGCGCGCGGATGCGGGACGGCCTCCACGACGGCCTCCGGGACACTGCGGCGCAGGGCGTCCTGGACGGCGTCCGGGTCCACCAGTTCCCCCAGGACTTTGACGAGCCTGTCCGCCCGGCGCAGGAAGGTCAGCAGGCGGCCTTCCAGGCGCACCAGGTCGCGGGTTTGCCACCATTCCCGCGGGTCCACCCGTTCCAGCAGAAATTCTCCGTTGGGCTGCGTCAGCAGGCGGCCGCACAGCTTGCCTTCCCCCTGGAAGCGCAGGAGCCCTCCTTCATCTGTTGCCGCCTCCCAGTGCGGCAAAAGGGAAAGGCGGTCCGTGTGGTAGGGATCACCGGGAAGGGCCGTAGCCAGCTGGGAGCCGGACTCCGTCATGCCGTAGCTCTGCACCACGGGCCAGCCCAGGGCGCGTGCCTTCCGCCCCGTTTCCAGGTCCAGGGCGCCCCCGCCCACAATGATGCATCCGGCGGTGGCCGGAGCCTGGAGACGGTGGCTGACCAGGTCAACAACCTGCGTGGGGACCAGGGAGGACCAGCA containing:
- a CDS encoding AMP-binding protein, whose translation is MSASGTSLPWDRDNGPCVMAPPHLRDWREHAAAFLSRQGLDKAVAFATSGSSGSPPKAILFTRRALDACARGALDHLHAERGDWCCPLPVWHVGGAMIHLRAALAGTAVHTLHGRWNPHAYADLMKSSGACWSSLVPTQVVDLVSHRLQAPATAGCIIVGGGALDLETGRKARALGWPVVQSYGMTESGSQLATALPGDPYHTDRLSLLPHWEAATDEGGLLRFQGEGKLCGRLLTQPNGEFLLERVDPREWWQTRDLVRLEGRLLTFLRRADRLVKVLGELVDPDAVQDALRRSVPEAVVEAVPHPRAGTELVACGPSAALLEQACREWNAAAPGPQRIRSIMELPIPLTVMGKLDRSRLQALLREQTEKRREV